One part of the Glycine soja cultivar W05 chromosome 11, ASM419377v2, whole genome shotgun sequence genome encodes these proteins:
- the LOC114373035 gene encoding uncharacterized protein LOC114373035, which translates to MGGIGKTTLATALYVKLSHEFEGGCFLTNGTDVVEGIILDLDTLTRDLGLSSDSLAKITNEFSVISEEMMVLDLEDTARCALPTSIWHNKELRFVSLRVVTILTLN; encoded by the exons ATGGGAGGCATAGGCAAGACCACCCTTGCTACTGCTCTATATGTCAAACTGTCTCATGAGTTCGAAGGTGGTTGCTTCCTCACAAAT GGAACTGATGTTGTTGAAGGCATAATTTTAGATTTGGATACATTAACCAGGGATCTAGGTTTGAGCTCTGATTCCCTTGCAAAGATAACTAAC GAATTCTCAGTGATATCAGAGGAAATGATGGTCTTGGATTTAGAAGACACAGCTAGATGTGCATTGCCAACCTCAATTTGGCACAATAAGGAACTTCGTTTTGTTTCTCTAAGGGTTGTAACAATCTTAACACTGAACTGA
- the LOC114373036 gene encoding TMV resistance protein N-like, with protein sequence MDYQLSQVKSKLLVKAKDMVQHLKFIMAEQQIFSDFASSSNSSRKYGVFLSFRCEDTRKNFTSHLYEALMQKKIETYMDYQLEKGDEISPAIVKAIKDSHASVVIFSENYASSKWCLVELSKIQECKKKQAQIVIPAFYNIDPSHVRKQNGSYEQAFSKHEEEPRCNKWKSCSD encoded by the coding sequence ATGGACTATCAGCTATCCCAAGTCAAAAGCAAGCTACTAGTCAAGGCAAAAGATATGGTGCAACACTTGAAATTCATAATGGCTGAGCAGCAAATCTTTAGTGATTTTGCTTCTTCCTCTAACTCTTCTAGAAAATATGGTGTTTTTCTAAGCTTTCGATGTGAGGACACCCGTAAGAACTTCACAAGCCATCTTTATGAAGCTTTGatgcaaaagaaaattgaaacctATATGGACTACCAGCTTGAAAAGGGAGATGAAATCTCTCCAGCAATCGTTAAGGCCATCAAAGATTCTCATGCATCAGTTGTCATCTTCTCAGAGAACTATGCTTCCTCAAAGTGGTGCTTGGTTGAACTTAGCAAGATTCAGGAATGCAAGAAAAAGCAAGCACAAATTGTCATACCGGCTTTCTACAATATAGATCCATCCCATGTGAGGAAGCAAAATGGGAGTTATGAGCAAGCCTTTTCAAAACATGAGGAAGAACCTAGGTGCAACAAATGGAAAAGCTGCTCTGACTGA
- the LOC114374304 gene encoding transcription initiation factor TFIID subunit 10-like, with protein sequence MNQNPQSSDGRNDDDSALSDFLASLMDYTPTIPDELVEHYLAKSGFQCPDVRLTRLVAVATQKFVAEVAGDALQHCKARQATIPKDKRDKQQKDKRLVLTMEDLSKALREYGVNLRHQEYFADSPSTGMDPATREE encoded by the exons ATGAACCAGAACCCGCAATCAAGTGATGGAAGGAACGATGACGATTCTGCTCTCTCTGATTTCCTCGCTTCCTTAATGGATTATACTCCCACT ATACCCGATGAATTGGTGGAGCATTACTTGGCCAAGAGCGGTTTTCAATGTCCCGATGTTCGATT GACTAGGTTGGTAGCTGTTGCCACTCAGAAGTTTGTAGCTGAAGTTGCAGGAGATGCACTTCA GCACTGCAAAGCAAGACAAGCAACAATTCCAAAAGACAAAAGAGACAAGCAGCAGAAG GATAAGCGCCTTGTTTTGACAATGGAAGACCTTTCAAAGGCATTGCGTGAG TATGGCGTGAATTTAAGGCATCAAGAATATTTTGCTGATAGTCCTTCTACCGGAATGGATCCTGCTACTCGTGAAGAATGA